One window of Pocillopora verrucosa isolate sample1 chromosome 9, ASM3666991v2, whole genome shotgun sequence genomic DNA carries:
- the LOC131798493 gene encoding uncharacterized protein, whose product METPIYVNGATSTSGKSVSLKRVINHKKDLQKEISDLEKLQKTLLQQRKDLEYINENIKGWAESFDTIERNTQGVPFVRNVKEICASIENLLNDIHGDFYFRMQNLITADVPCFQQVYEALELLKKQVSKIIRDDAAYKASFIEEIRQILGRLTGITDTMLEIYFEQ is encoded by the coding sequence ATGGAGACACCAATTTATGTCAATGGAGCCACTTCGACCAGCGGAAAGAGTGTTTCGTTGAAACGGGTGATAAATCACAAGAAAGATCTTCAGAAGGAAATTTCCGACTTGGAAAAACTTCAGAAGACCTTACTTCAACAACGAAAAGATCTTGAATACATAAACGAAAATATTAAAGGCTGGGCTGAGAGCTTCGACACCATTGAAAGAAATACTCAAGGCGTTCCCTTCGTGAGAAATGTCAAAGAAATTTGCGCGTCGATTGAAAACCTGTTGAATGATATTCATGGagatttttatttcagaatgcAGAATTTGATCACGGCAGATGTGCCATGTTTTCAGCAGGTTTATGAAGCTTTAGAGCTGTTGAAAAAGCAAGTTTCGAAGATCATTAGGGATGATGCGGCCTACAAAGCGTCATTTATTGAAGAAATTCGGCAAATTCTTGGACGTCTTACAGGCATCACTGACACTATgttagaaatttattttgaacaatga
- the LOC131798492 gene encoding uncharacterized protein, which produces MSGTVAVELSGSSLHTRQLRTTGDGLETSYALSMKMICTNKQHLQKTVTRLEKMQSPMKKQRDDLLFLISTMEEWIRILHESERGHNGVPVQRSVKEGCGDITPSLNSNNSELNQTVQRLSKASVPRIAHVQKCLKDLKKEIRDVFDNENTYNGKFVEDVREKMGNIIGTANALLALYYS; this is translated from the coding sequence ATGAGTGGTACAGTGGCTGTAGAATTATCAGGCAGTTCTTTGCACACAAGACAATTACGTACAACCGGGGATGGCCTGGAGACTAGCTACGCCCTGTCAATGAAAATGATCTGCACCAACAAACAGCATCTGCAGAAGACCGTGACAAGATTGGAAAAGATGCAGAGTCCCATGAAAAAACAACGTGATGATCTTCTGTTCTTGATATCAACAATGGAAGAATGGATCAGAATCTTACATGAATCGGAAAGGGGACATAACGGGGTCCCCGTTCAGCGATCGGTGAAGGAAGGTTGCGGTGATATCACGCCCAGTTTGAACAGCAATAACAGCGAATTGAATCAAACTGTACAGCGGCTCAGCAAAGCCAGCGTGCCGCGCATTGCGCACGTGCAGAAATGCTTGAAGgatctgaaaaaggaaattcgtGACGTGTTCGACAACGAGAACACTTATAATGGCAAGTTTGTCGAAGATGTGAGagaaaaaatgggaaatataATTGGTACAGCCAATGCATTGTTAGCGCTGTACTACTCATAA
- the LOC131798482 gene encoding ras-related protein Rab-13 has product MALSYHLLFKILLVGDPDVGKCAIFHPPAGDASGLSAMGVNFLKRQLEIDGKRVKLQIWNIAGQESTQAITPSYYHGTQGFIVAFDVTDKSSYDNILEWLLIIEEHASERGSQKMLVANKCHCQERNRVITEKEGEAFAREFGMRYVEINDLQSSEIDEALKQLIQDILNNNGAQEKVEDGRKTNICELDTGYNSTRTGGEKESLLGKRF; this is encoded by the exons ATGGCGTTGAGTTATCACTTGTTGTTTAAAATCCTCCTCGTTGGCGATCCCGACGTCGGCAAATGTGCCATCTTTCATCCACCTGCAGGCGATGCCTCAGGTTTGTCGGCTATGGGAGTGAATTTTCTCAAAAGACAGTTAGAAATCG ATGGGAAGCGAGTAAAATTACAGATATGGAATATTGCAGGACAGGAAAG tACCCAGGCCATCACCCCCAGCTACTATCACGGTACCCAAGGTTTCATCGTTGCTTTTGACGTCACCGATAAGAGTTCCTATGACAACATCCTGGAGTGGCTTCTTATCATTGAAGAACACGCCAGCGAACGAGGCTCTCAAAAGATGTTGGTCGCTAATAAGTGCCATTGTCAGGAGAGAAACCGCGTCATTACAGAAAAAGAAGGCGAGGCTTTCGCCAGAGAGTTTGGTATGAGATATGTGGAAATCAACGATCTGCAAAGCTCAGAGATTGACGAAGCTCTAAAGCAGTTAATTCAAGACATCTTGAACAACAACGGCGCTCAAGAAAAAGTTGAGGATGGTCGCAAAACGAACATTTGTGAGTTAGACACGGGATATAACAGCACCAGAACTGGAGGAGAAAAAGAGTCACTTTTAGGGAAGAGATTCTAA
- the LOC131798484 gene encoding ras-related protein Rab-8B, with protein MAKNYDYLFRLLLVGDSSVGKTCIIVRFTENTFTSSYITTIGIDFKIRTIEIDGRKVKLQIWDTAGQERFYTITATCYRRAMGIMLVYDVTSEKSFKGVASWISKIAENCDKNINKILLANKCDLKEKREITRERGEELAGRLGIPYVEISALSNLNVEEAFATLAKDIFHSLSHSGENGETENDFKPAKKSSCMSC; from the exons ATGGCGAAGAACTACGATTATCTATTTAGGCTTCTGCTGGTCGGTGACAGCTCTGTCGGAAAGACCTGCATAATTGTACGTTTTACAGAAAATACCTTTACTTCTTCATATATCACGACCATTGGTATAGATTTCAAAATAAGGACGATTGAAATCG atgGCAGAAAGGTCAAACTTCAGATATGGGACACCGCTGGCCAAGAGAG ATTCTACACAATTACTGCCACATGTTACCGCAGAGCAATGGGAATCATGTTAGTGTATGACGTCACGAGCGAAAAGTCCTTCAAGGGCGTGGCAAGCTGGATCAGCAAAATTGCAGAAAACTGCGACAAAAACATCAATAAAATCCTACTCGCTAACAAGTGTGACCTGAAGGAAAAGCGGGAAATTACACGAGAGAGGGGCGAGGAGTTAGCTGGTAGACTTGGGATTCCTTATGTGGAAATAAGCGCGCTGTCAAATTTAAATGTGGAGGAAGCATTCGCAACATTAGCGAAAGACATATTTCATAGCCTGTCGCATTCTGGAGAAAATGGAGAAACTGAGAACGATTTTAAGCCAGCGAAAAAGTCATCTTGTATGTCGTGCTGA
- the LOC131798483 gene encoding ras-related protein Rab-10-like, protein MAKQNFDLFFKLLLIGDSGVGKTCIIFRFAENTFNPTFISTIGIDFKIRTLELGGKKIKLQIWDTAGQERFHTITTAYYRGALGIMMVYDVTKEKTFHNISKWMRKIEENANEDVERILVANKCDLVSQRQITKERGETLAKNHGIRHVETSALSSDNIDHAFTLLTQDILNKVCPPVREENVKNGKGKKKKVNLKGSAGSHHKSCC, encoded by the exons ATGGCGAAGCAGAATTTTGACTTGTTTTTCAAGCTTCTTCTGATCGGAGACAGCGGGGTTGGGAAGACGTGTATAATATTTCGATTCGCTGAGAATACTTTCAATCCGACTTTCATATCAACTATTGGGATCGATTTTAAAATCAGAACTCTAGAACTCG GTGGAAAGAAGATAAAGTTGCAGATTTGGGATACTGCGGGACAAGAGAG GTTCCATACCATCACAACAGCTTACTACCGCGGTGCCTTGGGTATCATGATGGTGTATGACGTcacgaaagaaaaaacatttcacaacattTCGAAATGGATGAGGAAAATCGAAGAAAACGCGAACGAAGATGTTGAAAGAATTCTTGTTGCAAACAAATGTGATCTTGTGAGTCAAAGAcaaataacaaaagaaagaggAGAGACGTTGGCCAAAAATCACGGAATTCGACACGTGGAGACCAGCGCACTTTCCAGTGACAACATCGATCATGCTTTTACTCTCCTCACACAAGACATTTTAAACAAAGTGTGCCCTCCAGTCAGAGAAGAGAATGTGAAAAATGGTAagggcaaaaagaaaaaggtaaatcTAAAGGGATCTGCGGGCTCGCATCACAAGTCTTGTTGTTAG
- the LOC131798474 gene encoding myeloid leukemia factor 2, whose protein sequence is MFRGAFADFEDDPFFREHHQRMSTLMGGFNDPFLRFHQRSGLPSALPAPGVGGQHHRSSLRNQQVVPRDMFGGMFGDMFGSMNTMMANMQRNFEQMANNPNTYSYSSSSVMSYSNDGLGEPKVFQATKSTKRAPGGVKETQHTLRDSESGLHRMAIGHHLGDRSHVIERSLNRRTGDEDRKQNFINLDESDAAAFDQEWKQRTKLPSHTLRDGQRTTLRGLEEPRARPSHHSRHAEAAAPFMRDTGALRERDRLRVNGEGAGTHREMENRYRDHRGGRDKDWGSGDFDEEKSHRDRREHAKHVRLNSRPVNRHEPRGGL, encoded by the exons ATGTTTCGGGGTGCTTTTGCTGATTTTGAGGACGATCCGTTCTTCAG GGAACACCACCAGAGAATGTCAACTCTAATGGGTGGATTCAATGACCCATTTTTGAGGTTTCATCAACGCTCTGGCCTCCCTTCTGCTCTTCCTGCCCCTGGTGTTGGAGGGCAACATCACAGGTCAAGTCTAAGAAATCAGCAGGTGGTCCCAAGAGATATGTTCGGCGGCATGTTTGGTGACATGTTTGGAAGCATGAACACCATGATGGCTAACATGCAGAGGAATTTT GAACAAATGGCTAATAACCCAAACACATACAGCTACTCATCCTCAAGTGTTATGTCATATTCTAATGATGGACTAGGGGAACCTAAAGTCTTCCAAGCAACCAAGTCCACTAAGAGAGCTCCTGGAGGG GTAAAAGAGACACAGCACACACTTCGAGATTCTGAATCAGGATTGCATCGCATGGCAATTGGTCATCATCTGG GAGATCGTTCTCATGTCATTGAGCGATCATTGAACAGGAGAACAGGTGATGAAGACAGAAAGCAGAACTTTATCAATCTGGACGAAA GTGATGCTGCAGCTTTTGACCAGGAATGGAAGCAACGAACCAAGCTGCCCTCCCATACTTTGAGAGACGGACAGAGAACCACACTCAGAGGATTGGAAG AACCCAGAGCGAGGCCCTCCCACCACAGCCGCCATGCTGAAGCCGCTGCACCTTTTATGAGAGACACAGGGGCCTTACGAGAGAGGGACAGGCTGAGGGTTAATGGTGAAGGGGCAGGGACACACAGGGAGATGGAGAATAGGTACCGGGACCACAGAGGTGGACGAGATAAGGACTGGGGATCAGGAGATTTTGATGAAGAGAAATCTCACCGGGATAGGAGGGAACATGCGAAGCATGTGCGACTGAACAGCCGTCCTGTGAACAGACATGAACCACGCGGAGGGCTTTGA